A single Lactuca sativa cultivar Salinas chromosome 8, Lsat_Salinas_v11, whole genome shotgun sequence DNA region contains:
- the LOC111907298 gene encoding uncharacterized protein LOC111907298: MRQVILVKATCFIELIVKLSGFFTKRQRPNPNENGEECSQIPITNQSMPSVSNPNATPQTPITNQSIPSVSNATPQTQCSNQPNDNVDLKDLPKDPADRPLITSYKPNIRYDVRRAYLLQGPCQDCAYCLYCYLCGDLMGQKGGRDAFVSQGFDTWNKKDAFRTHVGGIDSFHNKAKEKCEFLMREKQAINVVLRRQTEAEDHKYKARLRVSIIVVRLLMKTGLPFRGHDESVNSENRGLYIEVLKAIRETSEDIFNNTLENAPKNNQLISPKIQKELVQCFAQEVLLSIREEIGQDVFALLVDESSDVSKKEQMAIVLRYVDTLGFVKEKFIGLVHVKDTSSLTLKNAINEVLTSNKLSFSQIRGQGYDGASNMRGEFNGLKALILQENDTAFYVHCFAHQLQLVVVAVAKKHDGVSDFFEQISLVVNVVCALCKRKDLLREQARERVQKGLCSGELETGRGLN, from the exons ATGAGGCAA GTTATATTG gtgaaagCAACTTGTTTTAttgaattgatt gtTAAACTAAGTGGTTTTTTTACCAAAAGACAAAGACCTAATCCTAATGAAAATGGTGAAGAATGTTCCCAAATACCAATCACCAATCAATCAATGCCTTCCGTTTCTAATCCTAATGCAACTCCACAAACACCAATCACCAATCAATCAATCCCTTCGGTTTCTAATGCAACTCCACAAACACAATGCTCTAACCAACCTAATGATAATGTTGACTTGAAGGATCTTCCAAAGGACCCGGCGGATAGACCACTGATTACAAGTTACAAACCAAATATAAGATATGATGTAAGAAGAGCATATTTGCTTCAAGGACCGTGTCAA GATTGTGCATATTGTTTATATTGTTATTTGTGTGGGGACCTCATGGGACAAAAAGGAGGGAGAGATGCATTTGTTTCTCAAGGTTTTGATACTTGGAATAAAAAAGATGCATTTCGGACTCATGTGGGTGGTATTGATAGTTTTCACAACAAAGCAAAAGAAAAGTGTGAGTTTTTAATGAGGGAAAAACAAGCTATCAATGTAGTCTTGAGGAGGCAAACCGAAGCAGAGGATCATAAATATAAAGCTCGATTACGCGTTTCTATTATtgttgttagacttttaatgaaaACCGGTTTACCATTTCGTGGTCATGACGAGTCGGTTAACTCGGAAAATAGAGGGCTATACATTGAAGTGTTAAAAGCCATTCGAGAGACTAGTGAAGATATTTTCAACAATACTTTAGAAAATGCTCCAAAAAACAATCAACTAATTTCCCCTAAAATTCAAAAAGAACTTGTGCAATGTTTTGCACAAGAAGTACTTTTGAGTATTCGTGAAGAGATTGGTCAAGATGTTTTTGCTTTGCTAGTTGATGAATCTAGTGATGTTTCAAAAAAGGAACAAATGGCTATTGTTTTGCGTTATGTCGATACTCTTGGCTTTGTGAAAGAAAAATTCATAGGTCTAGTGCACGTGAAGGATACATCTTCTTTGACACTCAAAAACGCCATAAATGAAGTACTTACAAGTAATAAGTTGAGTTTTAGTCAG atAAGAGGACAAGGTTATGATGGGGCTAGCAATATGCGAGGGGAATTCAATGGTTTGAAAGCTTTGATATTACAAGAGAATGACACAGCTTTTTATGTACATTGCTTTGCACACCAACTTCAATTAGTAGTTGTGGCTGTAGCAAAGAAGCATGATGGTGTTAGTGACTTTTTTGAGCAAATTTCGTTGGTGGTTAATGTAGTTTGTGCATtgtgtaaaagaaaagacttACTACGAGAGCAAGCAAGAGAAAGGGTGCAAAAAGGCTTGTGTAGTGGTGAACTTGAAACCGGAAGAGGGTTAAATTAA
- the LOC111907297 gene encoding uncharacterized protein LOC111907297, with protein MKLFADVLVVLDFVKEEGGSLANRQQASGILAYFKSYEFVFYLHMMYDILHLTGTLSKQLQRKDLDILEAASMVRGTMEAFQSFRNIGFASILPKVSSFCETHEIDTLDIEELYIGARNRRTTKTNRFHFEVEIFNTVVDMQLTEYRDRFSETNTQLLEYMGALSPCDSFVQFDKSKLLKLGKLYKYEFDDSDMIVLEGQLEIFYHSCIKDERFASLKGISDLSRLMVSMGKHRSYPLVYKLSKLALILPVTTASVERCFSKMKLVKTDLRNKIGDEFLNDALLCNVETEALAKVENEKVMERFQKMSARRGQI; from the coding sequence ATGAAGTTATTTGCGGATGTTCTTGTAGTTTTAGATTTTGTGAAAGAGGAGGGAGGGTCATTGGCAAACCGTCAACAAGCATCTGGAATCTTAGCATATTTTAAATCATATGAGTTCGTGTTTTACTTACATATGATGTATGACATTTTACACCTCACGGGTACATTGTCAAAGCAACTTCAAAGAAAAGATCTAGACATTTTAGAAGCGGCTTCGATGGTTAGAGGGACAATGGAGGCATTTCAATCTTTTAGAAACATAGGGTTTGCTAGCATTTTGCCAAAAGTATCCTCTTTTTGTGAAACACACGAAATTGATACTTTGGATATAGAAGAGTTGTATATTGGTGCGAGAAACCGTAGGACTACAAAGACTAATAGGTTTCATTTTGAGGTTGAAATCTTCAACACGGTGGTAGATATGCAACTTACAGAATATCGGGATCGATTTAGTGAAACAAACACCCAATTACTAGAATACATGGGTGCTTTGAGCCCTTGTGATTCATTTGTACAATTTGACAAATCAAAGTTATTGAAGTTGGGTAAGTTATACAAGTATGAATTTGATGATTCAGATATGATAGTCCTTGAAGGACAACTTGAGATATTTTATCACTCTTGCATCAAAGATGAGCGCTTCGCTAGTTTGAAAGGAATTTCCGACCTTTCTCGTTTGATGGTTAGTATGGGGAAGCATCGATCTTATCCTTTGGTTTATAAGCTATCGAAGTTGGCTTTGATATTACCTGTAACGACCGCAAGTGTAGAAAGATGTTTTTCAAAGATGAAGCTCGTGAAGACCGACTTGCGTAACAAAATTGGCGATGAATTTTTGAACGACGCATTGTTGTGTAATGTCGAGACTGAAGCACTTGCAAAAGTTGAGAATGAAAAAGTAATGGAGCGGTTTCAAAAGATGTCTGCACGAAGAGGACAAATTTAA